TTCCCCTTCGCCAGCGACTGATTGGGGCCAGCTTGGTGGACTCAGCCCTCCTGATCAAGTGGAATACAAGGGAGGCGTTTTGGTTGATGGCAATCCCGATTTCTCTGAGACGAAAGTGTGGGCGTATGTGGAAAGTTTTAAGGAGAACATTCTCAACATGCACCCTATTATTCAACCTAAGCTTTTGGACTATTGGGTCAGACACTTTCTGGATAACCTCCCAGCATCACAGCCACGTTCAGCAAAACCACAAACATCAAAGCCCACCTTTGCCGTTGGAGGAGGCTCGCAGACGGAAGAAGTTGCAGGCTCAAAGAGAAAACGATCGCCGGGGCCGGATGGCTCCGAGCCACCACCACCCGCGCCATCTCGCACTGGTCGACCAGATCGGTCCATCCACACTGCTCTAGTTCTCACGGTTCTGGCTCTGGGTAAAGTTTGTCTTCGCCGCAATAATGTGCCCGATGTCGTCCATCCTACAGAGCCTCCTTCTCATGACAGCCCAGTCATTTGCAATGGAGCCATCCCACCAAGGGCCAATCGATGCTCTGGCCCAGAATATCCATCGCACTCGCACTCATCAGGTCTTCCCTCACCAAAGGCAGAAGCGGGCGAGAACCCTGACAACTGCCCATCAATTCGTGGCATGGGTGATTCCGGCGCTGGTCACATCCCCAAGAAAAACTGCGAGGTTATTCCTGGCTTAGAGTACTTTGCATATGCTACGGATATCCTTGGCAACCACACTGGCGCTTACAACAACATGAAGAATGTGTACGCCAACATCTTTGCTGGGTTATATCATGGCCAGCTGGGTAGACCAATGGAGAGTTTTGCTTTCATTTACATGGCCAGCCACAAGCTGCAGGCCATTATGCGACCGTAAGTGTTAAGGCCTTCAATAAAACACAGGTAATGAGTGACTAACAAGATGCCAGGAGCTTGGACAAAATGAGACGAATCAAGCGAAATAGCGAGCTCATTCAGGAAACCGAGTACAACCAACTTGCTCTCACATTCTGGACTTGCCTGCAGTTAGAAAGTGATCTTATTGCGGAGCTTCAACTCCCTCCATCGGGGTTGCTCTCGTACGAAGATGACATGCCGCACCCCAACATGAGTCTCTTGCAAGGTTTCGACCAGCGTATCCTGGACAGCTACCCAGGACAGCTATATCTGCGAACTCATCTCAACAGAATCCACCGAATGTTCTACGCCCCTGAGGATTCGGCTAAACCATGCAAGGATAAGTTCCGAAATGTCGACCTTGTTTCTGATGCTGTCTCGGGCATGCATTGGGTCGCTCCCAGCTTCGCATTCAGAGAGGATGATCCACCCGCAGACGATATTCTGGCTGCAAGACTGCGGGCAAAGTACTGGGGAGCTCAGGTTATCACTTACCGCCCATTCATCCGACAAATTCTGCAGTTCTCGCACTCCCTCAAGAACCATGCATCAAGCCCCAACTTTCCCAGCGTCAGCTCCGAGTTTCGACAGGATATCACTGCACCTGCCATTCACCCCAAAGCCAGAACGCATGGCGATATCGATCCTCAAGTTGTCGAGTTGGCCAAAAAGGGCATCAAGGCGCTTATCGAGAGCACCCGTGCCTTCCATGGTCTCGGAGACAAAAGGCCGATTATCACCCAATGTTTTCGGCACAGCTCACGCGTGTGTCCTCCCTCCTACGAACTGCCTGCACCTCAAACTGACCACGTTCTAGGCAATGGGGCAACCTCTTAATCTTATCAGCTGCATTCCGTGACCGAATCCTTCGCACTTACGTGGATGAAGAACTCCTCCGAACACTGTTCCACAAGACGATCCAGTTCTTGCGACAGTCGGCAACAGCAACGAGCGCACTTCTAACGGACATGCATATTCTAGAAGGCCTGCAGAGAGATCTTTTCAGCTATGATCCTCGGCCCAactcgagcttctcgagcgGCACAAGCACACCTGGCTGCCATACTCCAAGGCCTGTTCTCATGGCTGCGCAGCCTCCGATGCCTCATCAAATGTGCGTCCAAGGGCATCTACGATCCATGCCTCACCATTTGCAGATAAACACATCGCACCGGCAGTGATAGGGTCGAAGATGTTTCCCACCGGGACTTGGAGATCAGTCCTGATGACTCTCACTATCATTTTATCATAATCATCGTCATGGCATGGCATTTTGGAACTGATTCATACGCGCCATAAGAGACCACGAAGGAGTGTCATTGCTCTGAATGGTGTCTTCTGTTTCCACCAAATTTAGAACGGATCAAGGGGTCATCGCATGGCACTTGCtattttctttccttctctttcttatcAAGGTAATTTCGCGCTTCTATACTTAGAATGAATGCTGAATCTTTTTTCTCTCTATATATAAATATGAATATGCGCCTCCTGAAAACGGACAAGCCGTCCATCCGGTTGCATTGATCCTCACACCGTGTCCGTCAGGTCGGCCCCAACAGCCAAGACATGACAAAATAGCACTGCAAAACACATTGAAGTCACACCCAGTCCGCGCGTGAATGCCATACACTGACTTGGCCGAGGAGCTTTCGACACAGTCTCAAGCAGACTGCGTGCAAGGTCGGCATAGATGCAGCTTACAATATGTACATTCCCAAATCATCCAATGAGGACCAGAGCGACAGTGTTGGCAAATCCACTGGACCAGAGTATTGTCTGATTTGATCATTCGAAACTGGTGGGCACAAGCGTTGGCCATGTTGTCGGCAGAAGCAATGTCTTGTGTGTCTTCTAAAGGAGGTTTATAATGCTAAGGAGAAGATATTTGGCAATGTGGAAGCCGTTCAAGTTCAGGTGTGGCCGAATATCTTTGTGCTGCGGGAATAAGATTAGCCTCCAGTACAGAACATTACTCGTCATACTCACATAAGGTGATGCAGGAGGCAACGTGATAGTGACCTTAggagaagcttcttgacacTTCCCCGATAGTGTGATAAAATATGTAAGGGAGTCGTTGATTCCTCAGTATTAAAGCAAGTCATCAGGAGGTTGTACAGATGGGATTGAATGAGAGGAAGACCGAAGTCCGGAAGGTATGATGCAAGCATCTCTGAAGAAGTGATCAAGTATAAGGGGGATTCACAATATTTTATACGAATCAAAAAGACAAGCGATTCCGAACAAGCATCAAGGTTCAACGTTGTTGTCTTCAGGCGGAGTCGTAATACAGAGTCTGGTGATATGTCATTGGTGAAAGTCGTCGAGCGGTAACCAGGGTCGCTAGGAACGAGGATCGAGCAACAAGGCGGTAATGTTGAAAAGGGGGTGCCAATGACGAATCGATCATCACGGGAAGGAAAGGAGGAGAGAGAAACGAATAGAACAAGCAAGGTTGATCTCGAGTCAAGGATTAGGGTGAAAGCGACGGGCAGTAAGACCAGGCCATGGATGtttggatggatggaaggaCAAGGATGATACTGAAGTCTACGTTTGACTTTTGGAATGAGCTATTAGAGCCCTAAATGCTTTGACTGTTGTGGCAGCCAAGACTAATGACACAGTCATCTCACGACAACATGAGGCGTTCATGATCGTCCATGTGAAAACACCAAGCCTTGAAATTTTGTCAATGCTATTTGAGTTCCTCAGTAATTGTCCACTTCCAATAAAGCCAAGAGCAGCGCATCGATGAAATTGCCCGCCGTATTGATCAGTCATAAAAACCTCTATTGCCTGTTCATCTAAAGCGTGTTGTTGCTTCTCGTCTCTTACGGTGGCATATTAGTACCCCCCACCAACTTTCGTGAGCTCAGTTCACCCGCTTACACGACTTGAAAGCACGGTGCACCGGGGCTCCACAATACACCTTAGGGGTTGCTGCTCTGTTCAATGTGGATGCAACGGCCAATTGATCAATGCATGTGAGCGCTGTCGCGGCTCTCAACACTCGCGCTCCGCTCGATCTCTTTGCACAGCCAGGATAATTCATCGGGGAAGTGGTCGACCCATCCGTCGCCGCCGGCTGGTTCCTACACGCCGGCGGGTGGTTCCCCTTTGTGGGGACCACCGGCCGATCCTTCAGCTGAAGGCCGGATTCGGGGTCGCGCCGTAAGATGATACGTCAATTCCGCCCCTGTCAGTACTCATACTGTACCCCTCTCCTATAACCCCACGTACCCTTTTAGGTGTGTGTAGATGCCCCGCGTGTACCTGCGCATTACGGGTGACAGATCTCTGGTCAAACAATGACGGGGTGTTCCTTTGTCTTTTGATCACGTGTATTTGAATAGTATGGCGCGATAGATAGACAATTGAGCACCGGAGTTACTCATCAACTGTCAACTGAGATCCAGCAGGGCCatgtggtgttgaagctCAGAAGTTGATCACATAATGGGTTACCCTGCAGTAGCTCACGTGCACTAGCATGGAGGGCTAGGGTATAGGGATTGGAGATCTTACCCTACATACGAGATACTGCGCGCTTGTCGATGTATCAGAAGAGTCACAGGTGATTGGCCTTAAATGAATTAGTCTGGTGGTaccatttctttctttgaaGAGCCTATTCTCAAGGGCGTAGCGTAGCATGTGTGAAGTGGAACACGCAGAGATGAGCCTGCATTATGGGCCCGGAGAGTAACCAGAGGAGAATTAATTTGCGCAGCGGCGCAGGATACGCAATTAGGAAGGTTCGGTCAATTCAACTCTCCCAAACCTGGTGGTTCGTCCAGCGACCAACGCTTGAAAGCGAGCCAACCGTTTGACGCAAGTCGCTCTCGAGCCGCCAAACCGGTGGACAAGACTCTCAGCCTCGATGCCTTGTTTTCGTTATCTTTTCAACCTCAAGTCATTTCATTACTGTACAACTCCGAAAGATGATCCATTTTTTTACTTGAAAGTTCAAGGTTGGTCGTCTTTGAATTGAGCATCGTACGGCAGTCGTCGTCTACCTGAATCTGTCATCGTACAATTCCGTTTCCGCCCGGACGATCTTCTGTCGGACTAGCTAGAGCTACCCTGCCTTTTCCGTCTCGAATACTCGCCACTGAAACTCTTATTACCACCCAAAGACCCTTCGGCCATGTGCTACTTTGAGCAGACTCGCTGGGCATGCGGCTACTGGCGTTGGGGCCACTATCGACAACTGTGCAACAAAGAATACCGCATGGGCGAAACGTGCGGCCTGAAGCTTGTCTACGAAACCAAGACCGAGAAAGATGTGTGCAAAATCTGCCACGAcacagagaagaagcagcgCCGGTATGACAAGATGTGTCGAGACATTCAGCGCTGGCAGAGGGAGGGCAACCGAAATGCCACCATCGAGCGGACGTGCGGTGAGATGCAAGAAGCACCTGGTCAAATCTATCGTATGAGAGAGGAGCATGATCACAGGCTACAATTTCTTGGCCAGGTGAGTTTGAAACATGATTCTCCTTTCCTTTATGTCTATGCGCATTGAGTGAAGGGCCGCACGCAATAAGGAGAGACTGAGGTAAGGGGCAGAGCTGGACAAAGCGCACAAAGGCAGAAAGAGACCCAATGAAAGGGAAAATAGTGACGGGAAGGCAAAACATGAGTTTGAGAGGCCTGTGCGTGGATTGGAATCGTGTTGCTGTGCTTCCTACATATGCCGTGGGCTATGGGTGTCGGAGGATGGGCATCATGGGCGACGAGACAGAGAACATGAATGGCTAACCCATCATTGCAGTAAAGTAGCGAGATGCCAGTACCACGGCTATGGCAAGTCGAAGCGCTTGCAACACAGCCCGCATCAAATGTTGAATGACCGGGCGTTGGTAAATGGGTCAAGTTAGCATCCTGGAGCTGAAGTGCATGTCAGGCCAGGTCCGAATGTGAATTCATTTGTCTTGTAAGGCTATCGAACTA
This genomic interval from Fusarium oxysporum f. sp. lycopersici 4287 chromosome 3, whole genome shotgun sequence contains the following:
- a CDS encoding hypothetical protein (At least one base has a quality score < 10); translated protein: MLSTPHHPPTSLPPPPPPPGTYLDNPPRHVNYEDAPSMHPTLGDYRAPSFLPATSVPHQTPYEQHGGYPSIPHEPFYDVYSSSGPAKKKNNRASQACDSCRHLKAKCDEMKPCRTCKEKRVDCKYRDPVPKAADKAQADILECLGSAQTSLNSIISHLGGFDQRLVQIESLLSKRIATSAPETELSVEDEYKRAPASPYVANSGSVDPYYNGAHRDHPSSEPMPLRMMAEDEMEVEPGPPVPPGEPAIPINHTTLAGLLLEWPSIRELTKHHVEREGVRYISEYPISQEQNRGVLIVYGRGEDSHPSRRIREPTDYVNLDMVDDSSNMVSPSPATDWGQLGGLSPPDQVEYKGGVLVDGNPDFSETKVWAYVESFKENILNMHPIIQPKLLDYWVRHFLDNLPASQPRSAKPQTSKPTFAVGGGSQTEEVAGSKRKRSPGPDGSEPPPPAPSRTGRPDRSIHTALVLTVLALGKVCLRRNNVPDVVHPTEPPSHDSPVICNGAIPPRANRCSGPEYPSHSHSSGLPSPKAEAGENPDNCPSIRGMGDSGAGHIPKKNCEVIPGLEYFAYATDILGNHTGAYNNMKNVYANIFAGLYHGQLGRPMESFAFIYMASHKLQAIMRPSLDKMRRIKRNSELIQETEYNQLALTFWTCLQLESDLIAELQLPPSGLLSYEDDMPHPNMSLLQGFDQRILDSYPGQLYLRTHLNRIHRMFYAPEDSAKPCKDKFRNVDLVSDAVSGMHWVAPSFAFREDDPPADDILAARLRAKYWGAQVITYRPFIRQILQFSHSLKNHASSPNFPSVSSEFRQDITAPAIHPKARTHGDIDPQVVELAKKGIKALIESTRAFHGLGDKRPIITQCFRHSSRVQWGNLLILSAAFRDRILRTYVDEELLRTLFHKTIQFLRQSATATSALLTDMHILEGLQRDLFSYDPRPNSSFSSGTSTPGCHTPRPVLMAAQPPMPHQMCVQGHLRSMPHHLQINTSHRQ
- a CDS encoding hypothetical protein (At least one base has a quality score < 10), which translates into the protein MKTRLLCIRHWVTIVRPASYRLLPYPIRRPMSNMEVILQFLTNPSMMSIRRLARLRRRTIELLRYKPLENWKSASSNWRQACDSCRHLKAKCDEMKPCRTCKEKRVDCKYRDPVPKAADKAQADILECLGSAQTSLNSIISHLGGFDQRLVQIESLLSKRIATSAPETELSVEDEYKRAPASPYVANSGSVDPYYNGAHRDHPSSEPMPLRMMAEDEMEVEPGPPVPPGEPAIPINHTTLAGLLLEWPSIRELTKHHVEREGVRYISEYPISQEQNRGVLIVYGRGEDSHPSRRIREPTDYVNLDMVDDSSNMVSPSPATDWGQLGGLSPPDQVEYKGGVLVDGNPDFSETKVWAYVESFKENILNMHPIIQPKLLDYWVRHFLDNLPASQPRSAKPQTSKPTFAVGGGSQTEEVAGSKRKRSPGPDGSEPPPPAPSRTGRPDRSIHTALVLTVLALGKVCLRRNNVPDVVHPTEPPSHDSPVICNGAIPPRANRCSGPEYPSHSHSSGLPSPKAEAGENPDNCPSIRGMGDSGAGHIPKKNCEVIPGLEYFAYATDILGNHTGAYNNMKNVYANIFAGLYHGQLGRPMESFAFIYMASHKLQAIMRPSLDKMRRIKRNSELIQETEYNQLALTFWTCLQLESDLIAELQLPPSGLLSYEDDMPHPNMSLLQGFDQRILDSYPGQLYLRTHLNRIHRMFYAPEDSAKPCKDKFRNVDLVSDAVSGMHWVAPSFAFREDDPPADDILAARLRAKYWGAQVITYRPFIRQILQFSHSLKNHASSPNFPSVSSEFRQDITAPAIHPKARTHGDIDPQVVELAKKGIKALIESTRAFHGLGDKRPIITQCFRHSSRVQWGNLLILSAAFRDRILRTYVDEELLRTLFHKTIQFLRQSATATSALLTDMHILEGLQRDLFSYDPRPNSSFSSGTSTPGCHTPRPVLMAAQPPMPHQMCVQGHLRSMPHHLQINTSHRQ
- a CDS encoding hypothetical protein (At least one base has a quality score < 10), with product MSTLSLSAEPHPPVQDYHQQQQQPQHPPQQQHAQQHPRPPPSPAHPTDYPYPPYGPRDPPVKRGRTEDGHQPNSTGHASEGMLSTPHHPPTSLPPPPPPPGTYLDNPPRHVNYEDAPSMHPTLGDYRAPSFLPATSVPHQTPYEQHGGYPSIPHEPFYDVYSSSGPAKKKNNRASQACDSCRHLKAKCDEMKPCRTCKEKRVDCKYRDPVPKAADKAQADILECLGSAQTSLNSIISHLGGFDQRLVQIESLLSKRIATSAPETELSVEDEYKRAPASPYVANSGSVDPYYNGAHRDHPSSEPMPLRMMAEDEMEVEPGPPVPPGEPAIPINHTTLAGLLLEWPSIRELTKHHVEREGVRYISEYPISQEQNRGVLIVYGRGEDSHPSRRIREPTDYVNLDMVDDSSNMVSPSPATDWGQLGGLSPPDQVEYKGGVLVDGNPDFSETKVWAYVESFKENILNMHPIIQPKLLDYWVRHFLDNLPASQPRSAKPQTSKPTFAVGGGSQTEEVAGSKRKRSPGPDGSEPPPPAPSRTGRPDRSIHTALVLTVLALGKVCLRRNNVPDVVHPTEPPSHDSPVICNGAIPPRANRCSGPEYPSHSHSSGLPSPKAEAGENPDNCPSIRGMGDSGAGHIPKKNCEVIPGLEYFAYATDILGNHTGAYNNMKNVYANIFAGLYHGQLGRPMESFAFIYMASHKLQAIMRPSLDKMRRIKRNSELIQETEYNQLALTFWTCLQLESDLIAELQLPPSGLLSYEDDMPHPNMSLLQGFDQRILDSYPGQLYLRTHLNRIHRMFYAPEDSAKPCKDKFRNVDLVSDAVSGMHWVAPSFAFREDDPPADDILAARLRAKYWGAQVITYRPFIRQILQFSHSLKNHASSPNFPSVSSEFRQDITAPAIHPKARTHGDIDPQVVELAKKGIKALIESTRAFHGLGDKRPIITQCFRHSSRVQWGNLLILSAAFRDRILRTYVDEELLRTLFHKTIQFLRQSATATSALLTDMHILEGLQRDLFSYDPRPNSSFSSGTSTPGCHTPRPVLMAAQPPMPHQMCVQGHLRSMPHHLQINTSHRQ